A region from the Candidatus Thiothrix putei genome encodes:
- a CDS encoding ChaN family lipoprotein: protein MFHNRHTLFPDLMRRTLLAACVVVIGVLPISSIAATVEHATLDEALAHIGEHAPTGVMQGKALPFSTLMDGLAQNRVVFVGEIHDRYDHHLHQLAVLQGLHQRNPKLAIGVEWFQQSFQPVLNDYLAGKLTEVEFLRRSEYFERWGYDYRQLRPILAYAKANGLPVLALNAPVELTRKVSEGGLEALSKAERAQLPPTIHPADADYQARLRKVFEAHSQDPQQFERFMLVQRIWDETMAYNAAKYLNANPEHQLVVLAGVGHISDGVGIPADLARQLPGSKVATVASSDSQDAAPAVDYTLLTAAVDLPPTGKLGVLLDTQGKGLSISALDKNSAAAKAGLQKGDRLATLEGVALKNMSDLKLALSQHQVGNAVKMTVERAGSTDLLAYTVVLQ, encoded by the coding sequence ATGTTTCACAATCGACATACACTATTTCCTGATTTGATGCGGCGCACGTTATTGGCAGCGTGCGTGGTGGTCATTGGCGTATTACCCATCAGCAGCATCGCGGCAACGGTGGAACACGCGACGCTGGATGAGGCGCTGGCGCACATTGGTGAACATGCGCCCACCGGCGTGATGCAAGGTAAAGCGTTGCCATTTTCTACTTTAATGGACGGCTTGGCACAAAACCGTGTGGTGTTTGTGGGTGAAATTCATGACCGCTATGACCATCACCTGCATCAATTAGCGGTATTGCAGGGCTTGCACCAGCGTAATCCGAAGCTGGCGATTGGGGTGGAATGGTTTCAGCAATCGTTTCAGCCGGTGTTGAATGATTATTTGGCGGGCAAACTGACCGAAGTGGAGTTTTTGCGCCGCAGCGAATATTTCGAGCGTTGGGGCTACGATTACCGTCAATTACGCCCGATTTTGGCATACGCCAAAGCCAATGGCTTGCCGGTGCTGGCGTTGAATGCACCCGTTGAGTTGACCCGCAAAGTCTCAGAAGGCGGTTTGGAAGCGTTGAGCAAAGCTGAACGAGCGCAATTGCCACCGACGATTCACCCGGCGGATGCAGATTACCAAGCACGCTTGCGTAAGGTATTCGAGGCGCACTCGCAAGACCCCCAGCAATTCGAGCGCTTTATGCTGGTGCAGCGGATTTGGGATGAAACCATGGCGTATAATGCGGCAAAGTATTTGAACGCTAACCCCGAACATCAACTGGTGGTATTGGCAGGCGTGGGGCATATCAGCGATGGCGTGGGCATTCCGGCAGATTTGGCGCGGCAGTTACCGGGCAGTAAAGTGGCGACCGTTGCCAGCAGTGACAGCCAAGACGCGGCTCCGGCGGTGGATTATACCCTGCTTACCGCAGCGGTGGATTTACCGCCGACTGGCAAATTGGGTGTATTGTTGGATACGCAAGGCAAGGGTTTGAGCATTTCCGCCTTGGATAAAAACAGTGCGGCGGCTAAAGCGGGGCTGCAAAAAGGCGACCGTCTTGCGACCTTGGAAGGCGTGGCGCTGAAAAACATGAGTGATCTGAAATTGGCGTTATCGCAACACCAAGTGGGCAATGCGGTGAAAATGAC